A single genomic interval of Cupriavidus necator harbors:
- a CDS encoding AraC family transcriptional regulator yields the protein MSSLVRAAALTNYSEVARAAGLDPVRMLLDAGLSPGVLREPDLMIPVERVGRLLQASATMSGNESFGLCMAESRLLSNLGAVGLLIRDQATLRDSLRMLMRYQALLNGALSLAVEECGELVIIREAVIAGSAHQPTRQRVELALGVMVRLIRQLLKPDWEPRRVCFEHPAPRDLGTHQRFFGPCVEFDYDFNCIICAKADLDARNPSADPAMARYAQQLIDASVMSQHATMLEDVRRIVLLLLPSGRCSIEQVADHLGVVCRTVQRRLAEEGQSFSSIVNDIRTELAARHVIESDRSLTEVATLLGFSAPSGFSRWYHAQFGCSPKESRSTRGTVRRKTTA from the coding sequence ATGTCGTCACTTGTCCGCGCTGCGGCCCTCACCAACTACAGCGAGGTCGCCCGAGCCGCCGGACTGGACCCGGTGCGGATGCTCCTTGACGCGGGTTTGAGTCCGGGCGTGCTGCGCGAGCCGGACCTCATGATTCCGGTTGAGCGTGTCGGACGACTGCTGCAGGCGTCGGCAACCATGTCAGGCAACGAGAGTTTCGGACTGTGCATGGCCGAGTCGCGCCTGTTGTCCAATCTTGGGGCCGTAGGATTGCTGATCCGCGACCAGGCGACGCTGCGCGACTCGCTTCGCATGCTGATGCGCTATCAGGCGTTGCTCAACGGTGCGCTGTCGCTGGCGGTAGAGGAGTGCGGCGAACTGGTCATTATTCGCGAGGCGGTCATCGCTGGCAGCGCACATCAGCCCACGCGCCAAAGGGTTGAACTGGCGCTGGGGGTAATGGTGCGGCTGATACGCCAGCTTCTCAAGCCCGACTGGGAGCCGCGGCGCGTATGCTTCGAGCACCCGGCGCCGCGCGACCTTGGTACGCACCAACGGTTTTTTGGCCCTTGCGTCGAGTTCGACTATGACTTCAACTGCATCATCTGCGCGAAGGCCGATCTCGATGCACGCAACCCGTCTGCCGATCCGGCCATGGCGCGCTACGCGCAGCAGCTGATCGACGCGTCTGTCATGTCGCAGCACGCGACCATGCTAGAAGACGTGCGGCGCATTGTCCTGCTGCTGTTGCCCAGCGGACGTTGCAGCATCGAGCAAGTGGCGGACCATCTGGGCGTGGTGTGCCGTACGGTCCAGCGCCGGCTGGCGGAAGAGGGACAAAGCTTCTCGTCGATCGTCAACGACATCCGCACGGAGCTTGCCGCGCGTCATGTCATCGAGAGCGATCGTTCGTTGACCGAGGTGGCGACCCTGCTCGGGTTTTCCGCGCCGAGCGGATTCTCGCGCTGGTATCACGCGCAATTTGGTTGCAGCCCCAAGGAGAGCCGGTCCACGCGCGGCACAGTGCGCCGAAAGACCACTGCTTAG
- a CDS encoding GntR family transcriptional regulator, translating to MQRRSRATPDRFPNNRKDLPLMGRLKTTNTPELQSLLAPQTPQNPVTLAVEQALMHGRDWSASVADQIAVRLAGLITIDVIHAGQRLLEKDISEVLEVSRAPVREALRILERERLVEFRARRGAIVTEPNAQDLRDIYVVRDALFAILLRQLMEERADALDALFEQFMPRLGKAVEESVDAYISVTFLANMAMADLSSNRLVGELLNSISLRVLRYVRLGLASRPGSLENSFKTWRALQRAVTRRDIDAVLETAHKRIGNSREAAIRALASGVRKGKAGPAGNDAVPAGAF from the coding sequence GTGCAGCGCCGATCGAGGGCAACACCCGACCGGTTCCCCAATAATCGGAAGGACTTACCCCTCATGGGCAGACTCAAGACTACCAACACGCCAGAACTGCAGTCGCTGCTTGCGCCGCAAACACCGCAGAATCCGGTCACGCTGGCGGTCGAGCAGGCGCTTATGCATGGACGCGACTGGTCGGCATCCGTCGCCGACCAGATTGCGGTGCGGCTGGCGGGACTGATTACGATCGACGTGATCCACGCAGGCCAACGCCTGCTTGAGAAAGACATCAGCGAGGTCCTGGAGGTCAGCCGCGCTCCTGTGCGCGAGGCCTTGCGCATCCTGGAGCGGGAGCGGCTGGTCGAGTTCCGCGCGCGGCGCGGCGCCATTGTCACCGAGCCCAATGCCCAGGACCTGCGGGATATCTACGTGGTGCGGGACGCACTGTTTGCGATTCTGCTCAGGCAGTTGATGGAAGAACGCGCGGACGCGCTTGATGCGTTATTCGAGCAATTCATGCCGCGGCTCGGCAAGGCTGTCGAGGAATCGGTGGACGCCTATATCAGCGTGACCTTCCTGGCGAACATGGCCATGGCAGACCTGTCGAGCAACCGGCTGGTCGGGGAGCTGCTGAATTCCATCTCGCTGCGGGTCCTGCGCTATGTGCGGCTGGGGCTCGCATCCCGTCCCGGGTCGCTGGAGAATTCCTTCAAGACCTGGCGTGCCCTGCAGCGCGCCGTGACCAGGCGGGACATCGATGCGGTCCTGGAGACCGCGCACAAGCGCATCGGAAACTCCCGCGAAGCCGCCATCCGTGCCCTGGCATCCGGCGTCCGGAAAGGCAAGGCCGGCCCTGCCGGCAACGACGCTGTGCCAGCCGGCGCTTTCTGA
- a CDS encoding TauD/TfdA dioxygenase family protein, with protein sequence MIQRLKAAPAVVRATSLGNSIQVEPVTCTIGAELSNVNLGAAAEDEQLMAEIRALLLRHRVLFFRDQDITRAQHVAFARRFGELEDHPVVGSHPDYPGLVQIYKTPDSPPDRNENSWHTDATWREKPPLGCVLRCIECPPVGGDTMWVNMVEAYNQLPEDIKTKIATLRARHGIEASFGAAMPIEKRLALKAQYPDAEHPVVRTHPETGEKVLFVNGSFTTHFTNYNVPANVRFGIDKAPGAANLLSYLVSQATIPEYQVRFRWKKNSVAFWDNRSTQHYAVMDYPPCHRKMERTAIIGDAPY encoded by the coding sequence ATGATCCAACGCCTCAAAGCGGCACCCGCAGTGGTCCGCGCAACCTCTCTGGGCAATTCGATCCAGGTCGAGCCAGTCACCTGCACGATCGGTGCTGAGCTCAGCAACGTCAACCTCGGCGCGGCTGCCGAAGACGAGCAGCTGATGGCTGAAATCCGCGCCCTGCTCCTCAGACATCGCGTGCTGTTCTTCCGCGACCAGGACATCACGCGCGCGCAGCACGTAGCTTTTGCGCGCCGCTTCGGCGAGCTGGAGGACCATCCGGTGGTGGGCAGCCATCCCGATTACCCGGGGCTGGTCCAGATCTACAAAACCCCGGACAGTCCTCCCGACCGCAACGAGAATTCCTGGCATACCGATGCCACCTGGCGCGAGAAGCCACCGCTAGGCTGCGTGCTGCGCTGTATCGAGTGCCCACCCGTGGGCGGCGACACCATGTGGGTCAACATGGTCGAGGCCTACAACCAGTTGCCCGAGGATATCAAGACGAAGATCGCCACATTGCGCGCGCGCCACGGCATCGAGGCGAGCTTCGGTGCCGCCATGCCGATCGAAAAGCGTCTTGCGCTGAAGGCCCAGTACCCGGACGCCGAGCACCCGGTGGTGCGCACCCATCCCGAAACCGGAGAGAAAGTGCTGTTCGTCAATGGAAGCTTTACCACGCACTTCACCAACTACAACGTGCCGGCCAATGTGCGCTTCGGCATCGACAAGGCGCCGGGTGCCGCAAATCTGCTTAGCTACCTGGTCAGCCAGGCCACCATCCCCGAGTACCAGGTGCGTTTTCGCTGGAAGAAAAACAGTGTTGCGTTCTGGGACAACCGTTCGACCCAGCACTACGCAGTGATGGATTACCCCCCGTGCCACCGGAAGATGGAGCGCACCGCAATTATCGGTGACGCGCCTTACTGA